The window AGGCCCTGGTCCTGCTTCGGAAACTGTCTGGCATAATTCTGTGTCTGCAGCAAGCTCTGGGAGCCTCCTGTCCTTGAGTGACAATGTAGACACCCCCATGGCGATATCTGGCATCAGATCATTCAGCACAGGCTGTGGACACTGAGGCAGAAACAAAGGAGCatgatcaaaaagaaaaaaaaaatccatgcatTTCTTTAAAATCACATCATTGTACTTAGGAGTCCTAAACCACAATTATACATATAAGAACAATACAAACCACTGCAGTCTCCTAAGAGGTTGCCCTTCCCTGAGCACCAGGCAGCTCTTCAGCTCTCTGTCTATGATTGGGATTGTACCCAAGTCCAGTGCACACACTTCTACCACTCAACTTCCTTTGAGATGACTTGAGATCACCACGTTAACATTTGACTGTATTGTTGAGATGTAATTTAACCATTTGCTTACTCACCTCGCCCCTGTGTACCCatgtctcttttctctcctctaccCTACCCTCCTCTGAAGGTCTATgtatcttggctgtcctggaaaccttgtagaccaggctggccctgaacacacagagatctgtaCCTCTGcctaagtgatgggattaaaggtgtgtgtcactatgCAGAACCGAAGCAGATTCTCTTACTcaagcctagaactcactgataATGGTTAACCTGCCTAGCCATCTTAGTCTGGGGAATCCCTTTCAACTTTCTGATGCTGGGATTCCACGTGGGCTGCCACAACCTCCTGGCTTTTATGTAGGTTCTAGGAATCTAAATTTAggtgtggggctagagagatagctcagtggttaagatcactatCTTCTCCTCCaaaggacctgtgttcaattcccagcacccacatggtggctcaccactaTCTGTAATCACAGatctaggggatccaataccttcttctaacttccatgggcaccaggcataggAACCAagtatgcatgtggtacatagactatacatgcatgtaacacaatcatacacaattaaaaattaaaaaagaaaaccaaacctgggtcttcttgaTTGCACAAGAAAACTTTGGACAGCTATCTCCAACATTCTTGGGTCGGTTCTGTGAGAGAGGGTGgccctagctggcctgaaatTTGCAGCAATCCCCCTTCTTTGCTTCGTGTGCACAGGTATTACAGATGAACCAGTATGCTCagcttgtttattttcattttcttatgtttttggttgtgagcctagcctttaactgccaagccatctctccagcccttattttcattttctaagtgTCTAAGTTGAACCCATCTTTCTACTTCAGACTGTACAGTGCCACAGTGTGTGTCACCATACCCAGCTCTATTATTAGAAATTTGATTATttacacttttcaatatagtcaggATTGTATCAGTGAATATATTAATAGATAACCTTTAAAGAGAATtgtacttaaaatataaaataggaaGGCTAGGCCATCGGAGAGCAGGGAGGGACAaagggacagaaaggaaggaTAATGATAAGGTATGTACTAGCTTGTCACTTCCAAAGAGGTCTACTTTAATGATGTTTCCCTGAATAGGGTCACATTTAGTTTTCTCCATTGAATGCTGCTGATAGCACATGGCAGAGTGTGAAGAATTAGAAGTCATTGCTGTTTTTCTCAAATGTATTACATAAAACTGAAGTCCAACCTCTAGAAGCTCGAAAATGAGGTAAAAACCCTCTGTCAATTACTACTTACTTGCCCTGGCAACCAGAGCTGAGTCAATGAGGCTCTGACAAACGAGCAGGCTGGAGGTGGAGATGCGCATTAGGACTTCTTTCTGCTGCTTTTCTCAATGGGGACTCTTTGTCACACACCCTGACACTAGTGGTCACAGTGCTTAGGAGCACACAAGATTCTACAGATATGTTTGCATGGAGGATCTGGACACTGGTAACCTGCATGTGCACTGCTCAATCACTGTGCTACAGCTAgtgggcagggctcagcaggagaCTGCCTGCTGCGATCTCACTCACCTCAAGTCTCTCCTATCTATGCTTgccctcctcttttttttcaaTCCCTTGAAGAGAAGCTTGGAGCTAGTCAGTAACCCTTCTGGGTGTTGCTAAGTCCCATCAGGATCCCTGGAGCTGAGGGAACAGCTCCTAAGGCCCTAtgcctttgctttaaagaaaattatcTAAGTGTAGACTCACCACTTGCTTCTCAGATATTACTGCTGCTgaggcagcagcagcggcagcagcagcagcaaccgtCTGTCTCCCCAGAGCTGTGGTGTTGGTACAGTCGGGAGGCGCTACTTTAACACCTGGCAAATAGACTGGGGGAGGGCCAGGTTTAGGAGCTGTTCTGGAGTGAAACAGTGAATGATTACAGGGGTAAGAAAATGAACGGGAAGGGTGATGACTGGGAGGCCTTTGTTTCCAGCCTGCTTTGAGCTGGTTATGGATTGGAGTAGCTGGAGGGTGGtatggagggggaggagggggaagaggtggATGGAAGGCCACGAAAGAGTCTAGGTCTGTAAACATGGTTTCTGCAGTAGGGGTGCTGTTGACACGACATCTCCCAGGCTGCCTCATTGTCAAGAGCGGACTTTCATCCCCAAATCGTTCATCAGGAAAGAACTTGTGAGGATTCTAAGAAAGattataaaaaagtaaaagttagcattttagcccaggctgcccttgaactcctaaCTGAGGATGACCTCGATGAGGATGAGCTTCAGACTCTCtggcctcaacctcccaagtgctgggattacagatatgagcACTATGCCTGGTTGtgttagattttctttttcctctgatagcacaggctggtctccaactcactatgtagtagaGACTGCCTTAAACTCCTAATTTTCTGGCTTCAGCATTCCAAGTGCTGGACCACATGCATGCCACTTCATCTGGCTTATGTCTGTAAATGGAAATTTACAGGTTGAGAGAATTAAGTCAGGTACCAAGGCAGAGCCAGGAGGCAGCACAAAGCTGCTCCACTAATATCCTAGCAAGCGGCTCAGGCATCTTTAGCAAGATCATGTGACAAAGCCAAACTCCAGTAGTAAAATGTAATTCAAATATGCCATTGCTGAAGAAATTAACACGGAAACCAAGaaagtatctttctacaaagttTCTGATACAACATCTTTGTATCTATCTGAAATAACTACAAAACACCATGCCTTACACATTAGGCATTAGTGAGTTACACGAAGATACTGATAAATGTAGAATGTTTCTGTACAATTTATAAAATTAAGATACTGTTATGAAATATATTCTGTAgatcagactagccttgaactcagagatccacctgccaccaCCATCTGGATAtatacagggtcttactatatagttctcactggcctggaactcccaatgtaggctgggctggccttcagctcagagatctgcctgctaggattgaaggcatgtgaCCCCCACACTCAGCcagaaaatacaatttaaaatggcAAAGGGAAATGTTGCTAAGAAGAATGATGCCAATAGACAGGCTAACACTGAAGGGGGAAAATCACAAGGCCATAGCCCCaaataaagaactacaggcaactaaggaatgcttaGAGTGGGAGAAATATTCTTCCCCAGGGAGAGGATACCAATTGGTcttccaataccaagtggtcagtcctGGAAGcacgcgcgtgtgcgtgtgcgtacacacacacacacacgcacacgcgagcgcacacacacacacacacacacacacacacacacacacacacacacacttacttcacTGTAAGGTCTAAATCATTCACTGTAAGGCCTAATTCATTCACTGCTTTTTTAGGAGCACCATACCACACAAAACCAGTTGCAACTGCGGCTAAGGGTATTTGAAAGCAAGGCAAAAAAGTTTGCATCAGTTGGCaagatgaaattaaaatttatttaaagttatcatttaaatatttcattagaCTATTTTACAAGCCCAACTTTAAGTGTAAAACCAATGTTATTGGGTTTTTTTGTATCTAATGACTACAAATGAgggtttgtgttttcttgctaggtttaaaaaaatagaagcatttaatgtatgcatgtatgtatgcatgtatgtatgtatgtatgtatgtatttattttttatgattcTCAGGTTGTGTTCGAAAACAACTCCTGAGGGGAAAAAAGTGAAGAAACAAGAGACCTGGATGACCAGTGTGTGTAACAGGAGTCAAACTGCAACTGTAGTGGCCATTGTAATCAGTGAGGCCTGGCATTTCCTGCTCCCTCCTCTAATCTCTCTGAGATAGAAGTCTGCTTGTTCTGCCTCAAGCACGCAGCTGCTTTCCATAACATCCTGTCTACACTTCAGAGGCGAGGAGAGAGCCATCAGCGTGGGTAAGTGACTTTATCTGCTTAGCAGATTACAAACAGCAGAGCCAACTCTGTGTTCAGGCTGCTCTACCAAGTTGTTTCTCACAGGAGAAACCTGAAGGCTATTAAAGACACCAAGGAACTATTAAAGACGCTAAGGAACAAGTAGGAAGAAAAAGCAGTAGCTGAGGGCTCCTCAGGAAACCTGACTGATATTCCAGGCTCCCTCTCCCCAACTCAGTATTGTGTCCTACCTGCAGGAGCTCTGCAGCAGCATCTGCAAGACCAAACTCTCTGAGCACTCGGATCTGGATCTCATAGCTGACGGTGGCGCCTTCCCCACAGTTCAGTGCATAGGCTCTCTGCACCTGCTCTGTGTGCCGCAGTTCCTGCAGGCGCCTCACCATGTCCTTCATAATGAGGAGACGAGGAActagaaggagagagacaggacCATTCCTGAGCTACACAAGAATACTCAGCAAGCGCAAGGAGAAGCATATGCTGTAGCAGAGTCTCctcagacatttttttaaagataatattttaaTTCCTAGAAAACTCAATTTATATGTCTCCAATTATTTTCCAAGGTTTTAAAATTTCTCTGGGTCCCAAAAGCTCTTGATTACATACTCAACAGCTCTTAAAATCTATCACTTTCAGCCACAGCTCAAATACAACTGTACTGGTATGTCCCTGCACTccgtaggcagaggcaggcggatctgtgagttcaaggtcagcttgttctacagagtgagttcaaggacagccaagggctacaaagagaaatcctGACCAAAAGAAccaaagcaacaaaaacaaaaaacccaagccaCTTTATTTGTACCTGCTCTTCTCAGAAGGTGGAGGGCATTCCATGTCTTCCAAATATACAGAAGAGCTCACCAGAAGGGCTGCGAGGCAGCACAGTGAGGCAGCGCTCACCTAACCTTATTTCCCaccacaagcaaacaaaatataaagtaaatgtTTTAAGTTCTGACAAACACCAGGGGTTGTACTTGGGCAATTAGGGTTACAAAACAAAAGGCATGAACCCTGTTCTCCAAAACTTCTGGCTTTAGACACTGTAAACTCAGTATGCAAATAGAGTGCAGGAAGCAGCACCCAGGCTGGactgaggggaaggaagggaaggaaaggtccTTTAGACAAGAAGATATTGACCAAGGAGGATTCTAGAAAGCAGGCAGGAAAAGGAAGCAAGGGAGGCTTTCTGAGCAGAAGACAGGTGCATATAACATATGCAAGTGGGAGAAACCATGACACAAACAGCTGGCTTGACAGTAGAACCCAGCGCTCAATGGTACAATAGAAGTGTACTGACAGATGACAGGCAAATGATTTAAACACATTCTGTGTACACCAGGTACTTGTGTTTATAGGGATTAATAGGACCAGAGCTGTGACTCCCTGACAATCACTCTGTAACTACTTAACACAAACATGCTGGCtagtttaatgtcaacttgacacaagggaGCTTCAATTGAGCAAATCCCTCTAGAAGTTTGTTGGGCTGTGGGCCAGCCTGTAGAGcatcttcttaattagtgattgatgtgggacggcccagcccattgtgggtggagccatcttAGAGCTGGAAGtactaggttctataagaaagcacacTGAGCAAGCCGTAGTCTAAATTAATCTCTCTCTTCATACTGTTACCCAATGtacatataagtacacatatAGTAGCCAAATATgaaagcaacttatggaagacaACAGTTCAAAATAAAGCTGTGAATGAGATGGAGTTGTGTCAGCACATCACTCATCCTTCTCCCTAGCTGTGTAAGCAGAGATGCACGGTACTACTGCTAACGCCATACTCTGCTAGACTTACCCTGAAGTCTGCAACCACAAGTGGTGAGGGCTGGCAGGCACTGAGTTTCTGATCACTAGTCATCGCTGTCTTTGGATGTGACAGTTCAAAATCAAGGTCTGGCCAACCATAAGCCCAAACTCCAGTAAACTTGGGTGTGGTGAAAAGGTCTCTAGGAGCAAACAGGGATTGCATTTGGGAGAGGAGGACAGAGCAGTCGCCTcctgaaggtttttgtttttgagatgggttcaTTATGTAGCTAGGATCTCCTTGCCTTTCCCACTTAGGTTCTGGGACAACAGGTATATGCCATCATGCCTGCCTCAAAAGGGTTCTTATATGACAGAAATAAAATCTGAATCCTCTAAGGCAGTCATTCTTCACAGGAATGATTCTGTCCCACAGTGCATATCTGGCAATGGAACAATGCACAAAGGGCACTGAAATGTGGGGAGACTCAACACATGTAAGAGAGAGGTTCAACAGGCAATTGTTAAAACTAAAGAACTGGTACTGCCTTACCTGGGATTTCATTGGCTACAACTGATGGAGGGCTTGACTGGTTACTGCTGATCTGCTGGTGGCTGATCATGTGGCAGCACTGGGGCATGGCATTGCTGACCATGTAAAGTGTGTCTGGAACGTTGGACATTCGCACCATTCGGAGTCGCACCAGGTCTGTTTGCTCCACCATCATCTCATCCAGCACCGACTGGAACATTGGAGCACAACTGGTCAGCaagatcaccaccaccaccaccaccaccaccaccaccaccaccaccaccaccaccaccaccaccacctcataATAGAATCTTGTTGGTGATTTAAAAGAGTATTAGTTTCTCAAACTCCACACCAAAattatgtgtgtgaacacatctAATAAAGCAGTGTTCTGTTCTCATATTATCTTAGTTTCTCAGAGAGTTCTCTATATTACAGTACACACAGGGCCTGCTATTTACTAACAAGATCGAAACTTTGTTTAAATGCTTATCTTAAAACTAATCTGAACTCAAAAGTCAGCTATTCTGGAAGGTTAATCCGAGGAATCACATGTCTCTTAGTTTATGAGGAAGATAAGCAAAGCAGCTTGCTTCAgtcctctcccactctgcagaCTGAAGCACAGCTGTCTTGCAGCTATAATAATTTGCAAGGCAAGAAAATGCATCTCTAAGTTTTAAAAACATCCTTGAAAATTAATTAAACACTGCAGAAAATGACTGAAAAACTAGAATTGACTTTCATTTTCCCTATTACTACATGTATGGGTGGCTTACAAATAATAAACCTCTGTGCATGTGGTTGGTAATAAACTCATCTGCTACCCTCCAATGTTTTCATTACCTTCGCTTCTTCCACATACGGAGAAAACAGCCGAGGACGAACATATATGCCAGCATTTTTTTGCCGAAGCCAGGCATTTGATTTCCCCCCTTCTGTTGTAGGAAGCATATCTGATGGGGGTGTACTGATCAAGCCTCTTttcatcttaaaaaacaaaatgaacaaatctttttaataaataaacaagatataTGCAGCACTACAATACTAGTAACACAACAATATTATAGCTATAAAACAACTGCACAAACTACCACCATTTAAATAAGAATCTAGGAGTGTTATGTAACCTTACAATACTTTAAACGTTTAGTAGCAGTACAGAATATGGCAGTATGAACCATGactgtctcctctcctctagAAGACTGGTCATTTTACAaagacacataaatacaaatttattAATTTGGACTAATTTGGGTAAAATTTGATGAGAACtgattattttttccttgtttattcTGCCCCCAACACTacccaagacaaaacagcatgGAGTTGGTCTTACTCACAGCACAGAACACTAGCAGGCTCTCTTCTCAGGGAGTGTGACCTGATGCCAACCCCAATAGCCCAAATCAGAAAACGTGTGAACGCTTTTCAGTTTACTGGGGAGATCTCTTTAGATGtgggcctagtaacagcaatgtGATCACAGATGACTTGTTTATTAACCTTAAGGGCCCCACTGTAGGGCTGCTGTGTGGTTCTGGAGGTGGGGAGCCACAAGACTAAAAATTTTAAGTGTCACCCCATGGTTTCCTTAATGATGCTAGGAACCCATAAATAAGCCCCTTAGGTCCTCCTATAATGGTAAAGATTAAACGAAAGCGACACAGCGTGGTCTGCACTAGCAGTTACTAAGAGAACACAGCAATGCAGTCATAAGCAAATCTAGACTGGGCTAAGGATGGAATGAAGAACAGATGAGTACACATCCTAAACAATGTCCACTATGCCTGGGTATAGTGGTCCACAGCCttcttcccagcactcaggaggcagagacaggcagatctctgagagtttaagCTGGCCTCATCTATAGATTACCCTATgttggaaacaaaaaaaaaaccaaccaaacaaaatcaaaatagaaaTGAATTTGGCTTGAGTCTAGAGTTCTAAATAGAACCAGAAAGTATTTCTGCAAGTTTACGTTTTCTTTAAGTGTAACATCTACCCCACACATTAGCTTAGATTATTTTAGAATAATAAAACATAGCGCAGTATTTAAAAAGTAGAGAAGATAAAGACAACAATCCAAACAATCTATTataactgtttcttttttttttttttaatgaatgagaatattttattttaaatggaacATGAAGAATTAAAGTACGGCCTGAAGGTTTCAATTTTGTACTGTGAACATCAAGACAGCAATTACTcctaaaaaaaattcacagaaacATGTTGAACTAACTGAACAGAAACCAGAGTGGGTATTTAAGTCATTACATTTCTCATCATTGTGAAAACAGATGTCCTCTAACAACTCCAGTCTACAGACAGCACACTTCATCATAACACTACATTTAAAACACTACAAACGTTTACAAAGAACATTTGGATTTCACAATTGCTTATAgaatatctttcaatattaaaaCATCATGATGCTTTATATGAAAATCAATAACGACAACTTAATCTTTCTCagcaaaaaaaaagattcagtatCACAAAATTTAATGTGTAAATTTATACATGAATTCAAAAAGGAATCCATTTAAACACCACATGGtcacataagtacactgtaaacTGATAAAAATGATGTACTTTTTGAAAACACGTACATCAAAACCAAAAGATTATTAGTGTTTACTTTTCCCTTTATTAGCCACTTTTGGtgtgttttttggtttgggttcCCAGAGTGCATTTTTGACAAATCTCGACGCGGCCCCTCTGTCCAGCTTGGCAGCCTTCTTCTTGTCTGTTATTTCTTTGACTCTGTTCATGTAGACTCGGATTCTTTCCAACTCCTGCTTCACTGGATGCTCCTTGGGATTAACTCCTTGAGTTGCCAAGTAAACCCAAAACATTGAATTTAATGTATATGCAGAAACTAAATCCACCTTTGCTTGTTCCAGTGGGTCCAACTTCTGCAACAACTCATTTCTAGAAACAGACATCATGGTCTTCAGCATGTCATCCACCGCCCCCAGGGAGCTCTCCAGAGCTGTCAAAGAATCGTGAATTTCTACGGGATAgtcttcattcatttcttcacctGCCATTGTGACCAACTCAATACCGTGGACGCCTGTCTCCGGAAAAGAGGTCGCGCAATGATGACGCCATGACACGGTTTTTGCCTCCCGCGCATGCGTCCTTATAACTGTTTCTACTGATATACTGTAACatccttcctctgctcccacagtgtCTCTGTGTAGTCTGGCTGTCCTCCAACTCAGATCCATCTGcgtttgcctcctgagtgctgagactaaagacTTAAGCCACCacgtctttctttttctttttctttttctttttgaggctggggaccggacccagggccttgaacttgctaggcaagtgctctaccgctgagctaaatccccaaccccacgtctTTCTTGAGACCAgttctcactatgcagccctgttTGGCCTAACACTCATGAAATTTGCTCTgcctctgtagtgctgggattaagggcatgtgctATCATGCCCAACTCTTATAGCCTTTAAAAGAATTTATCATTAGCATTTTTCCCATTGCtatattagtttttgtttgtctttgaggcatggtctcatgATGCCAGTCTGGAACTCTATTTGACcaactggcctcgaactcaagagattcacttgcctctgcccctggagcactgggattaaaggtgtgcaccatcctGCTTGGTTCTGCAATAGTTTTTATACTGTTATTCAAGGCAGTAAAATATTCTCTTGAATAGTCATATTTTCAGTGTTATTAGAAATTTAGGatacttctaaatatttaaatagtATTAAGCATCTGATtgcttatatatacatacatgagcaCAAATTTATTCCTACTAGAGATAGcatttgaaagaagaaatgacaAGACCAAAGAGTATGAACATATTGACGGGTCTTAACATGTCTAATTGCTGTACCCCAGACTGCTGCAGTCAAGTGTTACTAAGGTGCCTCTGTATTTCCCTGTAGCCAatctttggctactttgtgggttcttctcttTTCCACCCTTTTAACCCCCTAATGCTagatagggggaaaaaaaaaaaaggaatagagtGGAAAGGAAAGTGATTGTTGTATAATGTCAAGGGTTGGAAAGGGGGTGACATTGTTACACTATTTCCTGCTGATTATGGGCATCAAGTTCCTTGTGGCAAGCacgatatctaatttcttcttcttgttgtttctcctttgcacatgactacttaacaaaccatgGCCAACAGCAACTAACTACCAACCCTAACAATCCCCAACAGCCCCCTACAACCACCCAATAACCCATCCCACCACTTGAGGAGTTGAAACTTACATACCCTCTGAATagcccccagaattccaaatgtcatgcAATCGCAGATATCTGCAGCTGGTAAAAATtacacctctgctagagcatgagacatcatagtcagctgctgtgaagcatggctgtagccattttgttccatgcccaCCAGCTATTTTCTATTGTTGTTatatgcctgccagtcattgatgcagaaaaataacttgactcaGACCAGAGTCCTGCTGACCTTGCTgacccacacacataccctgtaatattttctgtatgttatgatgtttttttaatcttaagaaatttcacaactataagcttcatgtaggacccatcaaattaaaggtcGATGTGAACTACTATGGTTTTGTGGTTTTAGCCTTTATAAGCTGGCCCTGAGAAATGTCCAGTGCGCACAGCTTTGAGCTGCTGCCATGGTTGATCAGTCTTGGGATGTACATACAATAAACCATCTCTGTTTAACTAAGCTCGGTATTTGGTTTGTGGGGTGACTCCTGGACCCCAACAATATTAACATTATTTActaattctttgacaattttatacatatttacaaTTCTTTGacatgcatataatgtattttggtaACTGTCAACTCTGTTACCTTCTCTCATCTTCTTCCCAACAAACtctattttcatgtctttttcGAACCACTGAATTTGAACAGGGTTGCTTGCATGAACATGAATGTGGGGCAATTTCTTGGAGCATGAGTGACTTAACAGCAGCCATGTCTCTGAAGAACACAACTTTCTCTCCCCTTAGCAACCACTAAGTTAACAATACATCTTcaggggaggggtggggcctCATAAGCCCCTCTAACAGAAACCAGTTTCATGTGcaacaaaataaattttgttttgctaAGGAGCTAATTTAGTACCACACTTACTGATGATGATTGGCATGCTTTTTCTAGGCTACTTTTTGCCTTACTTGCTTGATATTAGTGCAAAATATGTTTACGTCTAAAAGAGTTATTGCTTTTTTCACTGTGCTCTTTTTTGAAGAACTCTAGGAATGGTTTCTAAACAATTTAGCATCATACCTCAAGAACATAAACAGAGCAAAAGAATCCCATTCATTCACAGAATCTAAAAACAATCTCAAGGAAGTTAAGATTGGATTAGTTGTTACTAAAGGCAGAAGGAAGTACATGATGTGAATATATGTCACAAGAATGTTGATAGAAAGAGtaagtcttttgttgttgttttttgtttttacatagtAAGGTGACTAGGTAACAATAATATATAAGCTATACTTCAAAACAGCCAAAGGGGCGTTCTAAAGTTTCTTATTATAAAGAAACTGCAAACATTTAAGGTGGTAGGTATGCTAAGTAAGCAGACTTAATCATCACATTATACATAATTGCTCTGAAAACACTCATTACATtacactgtatatatgtataattgttATGTAAAAACTTGATAAAGAAAAATTGTTTATAATGATTTTCAGgttctatataaaatatataaatgtatatatatactatattcaTTAATTCAAGCAATTATTCTAGGAGCTGGATAGATGGCTGAAGAG is drawn from Rattus norvegicus strain BN/NHsdMcwi chromosome 6, GRCr8, whole genome shotgun sequence and contains these coding sequences:
- the LOC100912037 gene encoding nuclear nucleic acid-binding protein C1D-like; this translates as MDLSWRTARLHRDTVGAEEGCYSISVETVIRTHAREAKTVSWRHHCATSFPETGVHGIELVTMAGEEMNEDYPVEIHDSLTALESSLGAVDDMLKTMMSVSRNELLQKLDPLEQAKVDLVSAYTLNSMFWVYLATQGVNPKEHPVKQELERIRVYMNRVKEITDKKKAAKLDRGAASRFVKNALWEPKPKNTPKVANKGKSKH